In Lepidochelys kempii isolate rLepKem1 chromosome 8, rLepKem1.hap2, whole genome shotgun sequence, a single genomic region encodes these proteins:
- the TNFSF18 gene encoding tumor necrosis factor ligand superfamily member 18, giving the protein MEMPNFLENGNIPREANNSRCNGMNLCTLAALALLILVVVPLLIACFLCLHSQSPEICWAHATLPSEDRDGYIIWKWNLTDCSSFIRNGSDQKLEILQSGMYFIYAQVTRIKTIKDYFTMTLYRDQNILLNQMTGTNSGEDTVSINFGRPYFLSKGEKLFCKVNNGLGHISTENQTYWGLYKM; this is encoded by the exons ATGGAAATGCCAAATTTCCTGGAGAATGGAAATATTCCCAGGGAAGCAAACAATTCACGATGCAATGGGATGAACCTTTGCACTTTGGCAGCTCTGGCTCTTTTAATACTGGTTGTGGTTCCACTTTTGATAGCCTGCTTTCTGTGCCTTCATAGCCAG TCTCCGGAGATCTGCTGGGCTCATGCAACTT TACCTTCAGAAGATCGTGATGGTTACATCATATGGAAGTGGAACTTGACAGACTGCAGTAGCTTCATAAGGAATGGCTCTGACCAAAAGCTGGAGATCCTGCAGAGTGGCATGTACTTCATCTATGCCCAGGTGACCCGCATAAAGACAATAAAAGATTATTTTACGATGACGCTGTACAGAGATCAGAATATTCTCCTCAACCAGATGACTGGGACAAATTCTGGGGAGGACACTGTCTCCATCAATTTCGGGAGACCTTATTTTCTGAGCAAGGGGGAGAAGCTGTTCTGTAAGGTCAATAATGGGCTTGGACACATCTCAACAGAAAATCAGACTTACTGGGGGCTGTACAAAATGTAA